Proteins encoded in a region of the Marinococcus sp. PL1-022 genome:
- a CDS encoding DnaD domain protein, with amino-acid sequence MSKHQELRAIMKKMSGQDHIITVPRIFIEFLDGDLNTALVLNQLVFYADKTKRTDGFFYKSYGEWETETGLTRRKIKGSIDKLINKELVATKLKKANGAPTLHYALDYGKMLASITAKCANPSEQPVTNPDSNKVPDSITDDLQLNSTDELNSSPRAIASVVPFYEENFDGTMTAYHRERLGDWCEVLSPEIVLRALEITILQGGRRLKYAEQILNDWQRFGCRTLDDVEKYEETKKQQKEARRHGRSSQRHAGGTRQSRKEISGNEKQSTLGNGWYRPGT; translated from the coding sequence GTGAGCAAGCATCAGGAACTGCGGGCCATCATGAAGAAAATGAGCGGACAGGATCATATCATCACGGTGCCGCGTATCTTTATCGAATTTTTGGACGGCGATTTGAACACGGCGCTCGTTTTAAATCAGCTCGTGTTTTACGCCGACAAAACGAAGCGCACCGACGGCTTCTTTTATAAAAGCTACGGCGAATGGGAGACAGAGACGGGATTAACCCGGCGCAAAATCAAGGGATCGATCGATAAGCTGATCAACAAAGAGCTGGTCGCCACCAAGCTGAAAAAGGCGAACGGGGCGCCGACGCTGCACTATGCGCTGGATTACGGCAAAATGCTTGCTTCCATTACGGCAAAATGTGCAAATCCATCTGAACAGCCTGTCACTAACCCGGATTCGAACAAAGTGCCGGATTCCATAACAGATGATTTGCAGTTGAATTCAACAGATGAGTTAAACAGTAGTCCCCGCGCCATCGCAAGCGTTGTTCCGTTTTATGAGGAGAATTTTGACGGAACGATGACGGCCTATCACCGGGAGCGGCTGGGTGATTGGTGCGAGGTGCTTTCTCCGGAGATTGTGCTTCGGGCGTTGGAGATCACGATTCTACAGGGCGGCCGCAGACTGAAATACGCTGAGCAGATCCTGAATGATTGGCAGCGGTTCGGCTGTCGCACGCTTGATGATGTAGAAAAATACGAAGAAACGAAAAAACAGCAGAAGGAGGCACGCCGACATGGAAGAAGCAGCCAAAGGCATGCAGGAGGTACTCGCCAGTCTCGAAAAGAAATCAGCGGAAATGAAAAGCAATCCACTCTCGGTAACGGATGGTACCGACCGGGAACCTGA
- a CDS encoding ATP-binding protein has product MEEAAKGMQEVLASLEKKSAEMKSNPLSVTDGTDREPEYQCPVCKDQTGWLEKVEGVEKWVICPCIRERRTQRLLQFSEITESFRNVTFGQFQTDNADPQVASMKEAALAYYSHYQDLRKQRENSMLLMGVPGCGKTHILTALSNNLMQRKKLEDEGGQQQGVSVQYFPYVEGFNDLRDDFNLLERKMERMKKADVLFIDDLFKPVKQWTKDGYERMPRATAWQIEQMYAVINHRYLNHLPILVSTELIMEELVEVDDALASRIVQMCKSFLVTITGPKNDLNYRLKGVY; this is encoded by the coding sequence ATGGAAGAAGCAGCCAAAGGCATGCAGGAGGTACTCGCCAGTCTCGAAAAGAAATCAGCGGAAATGAAAAGCAATCCACTCTCGGTAACGGATGGTACCGACCGGGAACCTGAGTACCAGTGTCCGGTATGCAAAGATCAGACCGGCTGGCTGGAAAAGGTGGAGGGAGTCGAGAAATGGGTCATCTGTCCGTGTATTCGCGAGCGCCGGACGCAGCGGCTGCTCCAATTTAGTGAGATCACCGAAAGCTTCCGGAACGTTACCTTCGGGCAGTTTCAGACCGACAACGCAGATCCGCAGGTAGCGAGCATGAAAGAAGCCGCGCTCGCCTACTACAGCCATTACCAGGATCTGCGGAAGCAGCGGGAGAACAGCATGCTGCTCATGGGTGTGCCGGGCTGCGGCAAAACGCATATTCTCACAGCGCTCAGCAACAACCTGATGCAGCGCAAAAAGCTCGAGGACGAGGGCGGACAGCAGCAGGGCGTATCCGTCCAGTATTTTCCTTACGTTGAAGGGTTCAACGACCTGCGGGACGACTTTAATCTGCTGGAGCGGAAAATGGAGCGCATGAAAAAGGCGGACGTGCTGTTTATCGATGATTTGTTCAAGCCGGTGAAGCAGTGGACAAAGGATGGGTATGAGCGGATGCCGCGGGCAACCGCCTGGCAGATCGAGCAGATGTACGCCGTGATTAATCACCGGTATCTGAATCACCTGCCGATTCTCGTTTCCACGGAGCTGATCATGGAAGAGCTCGTGGAGGTGGACGACGCGCTCGCGTCCCGGATCGTGCAGATGTGCAAATCCTTCCTGGTGACGATCACCGGGCCGAAGAATGACTTAAACTACCGACTCAAAGGAGTGTATTAA